Proteins from a genomic interval of Lates calcarifer isolate ASB-BC8 unplaced genomic scaffold, TLL_Latcal_v3 _unitig_4999_quiver_1993, whole genome shotgun sequence:
- the LOC127140810 gene encoding uncharacterized protein LOC127140810 has product MVLSASRAEFKAAVLDPGEGDGSLSAALTEPEQEAQPSPSPLLLMKPMMELRHRAEVYGQISHSPLCLLQENQSGTHLLFQMERRCRLILQSSACLPHLLTIIITFFLFFQAKELQTLHNLRKLFVLDLTTRVKKSAEMDCEEGLGNIAQKQKISFLENNLEQLTKVHKQGPSCNMARVSYLPHNQPSLGSTGWVLGPVANFLICVL; this is encoded by the exons ATGGTTCTGTCAGCGAGCCGTGCagagtttaaagcagcagtgttggatccaggtgaaggtgatggctccctctctgctgctctcactgaacctgagcaggaagcacagccttctccctctcctctcctactgATGAAGCCCATGATGGAGCTGCGACACAGGGCAGAGGTTTATGGTCAAATCTCACACTCAccactgtgtctgctgcaggagaaccaGAGTGGCACTCACCTGTTGTtccagatggagaggaggtgtcGTTTAATCCTTCAATCCTCAGCCTGTCTTCCACACTTACTAACCATCATTATcactttcttcttgttctttcagGCCAAAGAGCTGCAGACTCTTCACAACCTCCGCAAACTCTTCGTTCTGGACCTCACCACACGGGTTAAGAAG AGTGCAGAGATGGACTGTGAGGAAGGGCTTGGCAACATCGCCCAGAAACAGAAGATCTCATTCCTGGAGAATAACTTGGAGCAGCTCACAAAAGTCCACAAGCAG GGTCCGAGTTGCAACATGGCCCGAGTTTCATACCTACCCCACAATCAACCTTCCCTGGGCAGTACCGGGTGGGTGCTGGGTCCAGTCGCAAATTTTTTGATATGTGTTTTATGA